The stretch of DNA CCTTTCATATCCGAATAAGACAATCCTGTAAAGCAACTGAACACAAACAAATCTTTAACCAATTCGTCTTTCTTTTTCTCGCAGTTGAATGTTACAAGCTGTTCCAACTCGTTCCGTAGCAGATAACCTCTGTCTTTGTCCTTTTTAGTGTTCTTGTACTCGCTGAACGGATTGAAAGCAAGATGCTTTCTGCTCATTGCTAATCGACAAAGCGTGGTAAAGCCAATCATATACAGCCAAATGGTGTTGTGCGCCAAGCTTTGGGCGTCACGCAGGTAGTAATCAAATTCCTGTACAAAATCAGGAGTAAGGTCGTTAAAAGACACATCGGAATAACCATATTTTGTAAGTGCAAAATTTCGAAGATGTTTCAAAAGTATTTTGTATTTACTGCGTGTGCCATTTACCCGAAGTCCACTATTAACCTTTTTCTCATAGTCGGACAGGAACTGTTCATAGAATTTGAAAAAGGTTATTTCTCCACTTTCCATACCGAGAAAGGTGTTTTTAAGTTTAGCACTGTTTACAGCCCCCTCATTCTTCAGAATTTTGGAATAGCATTCCTCAATACCCGAACGAATTTTGTCAAGTTTCCTGTTTGTGTCTTGTGCTTCTCGGCTTTTACCTAAAACCCTACCGTACTTCAAATCCCAATTTGTTGCGGAAATATCCAGCTTTGTACTGAATGCAGACTGTTTGCCGTTTACGGTAATTCTGCACATAACCGTAACTTTTCCGTTTTTCTTTGGAGCGTTCTTTTTAAGATAGAACAATACCTTAAACGTTGATTTTTTTGTCGTTTCCATACTCACAATTCTTAATGATAAAATTAAACCTATGTGAGCTACTGAACAATATGAAAAACTATGCAGAAAGCTGAAATACAGTATTTTAAAACGATTGTTTCTAATATTTAAAAATAACGTTTTAGTAACCTTACTTTTGCCAAACCTCGCTTTTTCCTGCTTTTTACCTCATTACCAAAAAATCACAAAACGGCTGTAAAGCCCTTATTTACAACCGTTTTGCCTGTTATTAATCTTTAATGTATTTTTACTGAAACTTTATTTTATAAAAATTGACAAAAATTGACACAATTCACCCTATAAACAGTTGATTTTCAATATAATATCACAAATCTCCTTACAATGAAAACCTGTATTTCGAAATAACTAAGTAAAAAAATTTGGTCATCAAAAAAATACTTTTTATGTTTGCAACGCAAAGCAAAGAAAATGTACAATTCAATTATTATTTCTTCTATTATTATTACTGGTGTGATTTCACAGTCCGGGAAGGAATAATTTTGAACAAATCTAAAAGATATATTCTAAGTAGCCTCCCGAGAAATCAGGAGGCTTTTTTTTATGCACAAACAATTAAAAAAAAGAACAAAATGAACCTATATACCAACAATATTATTATCAACTCGCCACCGTGAGGAATGCTGCTGTATGTCAAATTGTAAGCCTTTCTCACTTTCGGGAAAGGCTTTTTTTATGCCCAGAAAATCAAATAACAATTCAATAAAAAACAAAAACAAACATGTATTTCAACAACGAAACAGTGCTTTATTTAGACGGAAAATTTGTAAAAGCCAACAATTCCACAACCGATTTATACAGTCAAACCCTTCATTATGGTTACGGCGCTTTTGAAGGCATCCGTTCGTATGAAACAGAACAGGGAACCAAAGTTTTCAAAGCCGAAGAACATTACGAACGCCTAAAAAAATCATGCGAACTGGTGAAAATTCCTTTCAACTATACCGTGCAGGAATTGGTAGAGGCCACCTACGCATTGCTGGAAAAAAACAACTTAAAAAATGCCTATATCCGACCATTGGTGTATTGCGGACAAAATATGAGCTTATCAAAACCTACCAGCGTTTCGGTGATGATTGCTGCCTGGGATTGGGGAGCTTATTTAGGCGAAAAATTACTGCGGTTAACAGTTTCTTCTTATTGCCGACCGCATCCAAAATCCATCCATATCGAAGCCAAAGTCTGCGGTCATTATGTCAATTCTATCCTGGCAACCAACGAAGCAAAAGAGAAAGGATTTGATGAAGCCTTGTTGTTGGACAGCGATGGTTTCCTGGCCGAAGGTCCGGGAGCGAATTTATTTTTTGAGAAAGACGGAAAATTATTCACGCCCCAACTGGGAAATATCCTTCCGGGAATCACCAGATCTACGGTTTTGGAATTAGCAGAAGAATTAGGTCTGGAGGTAGAACAGGGAAAATTCACCAAAGAAGATTTGTTCCAGGCCGACAGCGCATTTTACTGCGGAACAGCTGCCGAAGTGGTAGGAATCGCAGCGGTAGATGATTATCAATTTCCTAAAAACTGGAACGATTCACTGGGTAAAAAACTTCAAAACGCCTATTCACTTTTGGTAAGAAAGCCAACAAATTAAATTCTCCAAAATCAATGAAAACACTCAACAAATACAGCAGAACCATCACGCAGGATGAAACCCAACCTGCTGCACAAGCCATGCTTTATGCTTTAGGATTAACAGAAGAAGATTTGCAAAAACCCCAAGTGGGAATTGTGAGTATGGGTTACGAAGGAAATCCGTGCAATATGCATCTCAATGATCTGGCGAAAGAAGTAAAAGCCGGTGTTCAGCAAGAAAATTTAGTGGGTTTG from Weeksella virosa DSM 16922 encodes:
- a CDS encoding site-specific integrase; protein product: METTKKSTFKVLFYLKKNAPKKNGKVTVMCRITVNGKQSAFSTKLDISATNWDLKYGRVLGKSREAQDTNRKLDKIRSGIEECYSKILKNEGAVNSAKLKNTFLGMESGEITFFKFYEQFLSDYEKKVNSGLRVNGTRSKYKILLKHLRNFALTKYGYSDVSFNDLTPDFVQEFDYYLRDAQSLAHNTIWLYMIGFTTLCRLAMSRKHLAFNPFSEYKNTKKDKDRGYLLRNELEQLVTFNCEKKKDELVKDLFVFSCFTGLSYSDMKGLRNSNIQDFFDDNQWIIVRRKKTATSSNVMLLDIPKMIIEKYAGFAKDGKVFPVPSNTICNDSLKRISQLIDCLKEKKVTFHLARHTFATLFLSEGVPLESLSKMLGHKNIATTQIYAKILNEKVGKDMQKVSHKFKGMEQFFVAQF
- a CDS encoding branched-chain amino acid transaminase yields the protein MYFNNETVLYLDGKFVKANNSTTDLYSQTLHYGYGAFEGIRSYETEQGTKVFKAEEHYERLKKSCELVKIPFNYTVQELVEATYALLEKNNLKNAYIRPLVYCGQNMSLSKPTSVSVMIAAWDWGAYLGEKLLRLTVSSYCRPHPKSIHIEAKVCGHYVNSILATNEAKEKGFDEALLLDSDGFLAEGPGANLFFEKDGKLFTPQLGNILPGITRSTVLELAEELGLEVEQGKFTKEDLFQADSAFYCGTAAEVVGIAAVDDYQFPKNWNDSLGKKLQNAYSLLVRKPTN